In the genome of Budorcas taxicolor isolate Tak-1 chromosome 7, Takin1.1, whole genome shotgun sequence, the window TAAACCACGGATAACTGTGCCTAATAAAATGACGCCTTTACAAAAGGGAGTTCGTATGGCACAATTGCAGGGGGATGAAGACGCTTTAATTCTCCCTGTGGCTGTAACCCAAATCCCATCAGATCCTCAATTCCCACAAGGAGGAATGCATTATGAATGATTATAGGGCCATACCATTTAAAACTATAAAGGAGATAAAACAGACACGCACCTAATGTGGAACTAATTCTCTTTATACTATGGGACTAATTCAGGGACTTTCACAAGCTGAACAGTTAATTTCTTATGATTGGGAAATGATAGCCAGAACTTGCCAATCTGCCTCAGAATTTTTACAATTTAGGACCTGGTGGCAAGACGAAGCAAATCGCAAGCTTGCAGAAATGCAACAGCCAGCCCGCCAGTTGATATAACACTTGATCACTTAATGGGTAGTGGGGCACATTTTGGCATTCAAGCTCAGTTACAATTTGATGATCAGTTACTCACTCAAGTGAGAATGATATGTTTAAAAGCCTGGGAGAGAATAAATCCAGCTGGACAAGCCTCGATTTCATTTACTCAAATTAAACTATCAAATGGGGAACCTTATGTAGATTTTATTGCCAGGTTAtgtcaaaatttaaataaaacagttGCACAACCTGGTTTGAGAGATTTGCTGATGCAAGTTCTTGCATATGAGAATGCTAACTCAGAATGTAAAAAGGTGATTCAGCCTCTCAAAGCACAGGGTGCTCCTCTAGAAGAATATCTTAAAGTTTGCCAAGACATTGGGTCAGAACCATATAAAATGCAACCTCTGGCTCAAGTATTATCTAAAGCTAATAAAAAGACAGATATGAGATGTCACCAACGTGAAAAATTgggacacattaaaaaaagactGCAAAGGAAGAAGATGGTCAGTTGATAAATTACATTATTGGCTCTGATGCCACTCCTGTTTGTGTTGGTTTTGGAAGTATGTGTCTTAAAACAGGATATCAAAAGTGGCTGTCAGATGTCAAAGAATCACATGATGATAAGACTTCCCTCCTTCTGTTAACTGCTCTtactttttttagaaaaagaagaaacttccAGCATGATGAATCCACCTGACCTTTCTGATTGTGTTACTAAAGTTAGCGGTGGTATTGAAAATTGGTTAAGATGGAAATTATGTAAAGGATCAGAAAGTCACTTATTATTAAATGTTGCAGAATGCTCCATTATTGACTGGGGACCCCGAGGAACCCCTAAACTTGTAGAATCTAAAGTGTCTTCTCCATGGGTATATAGAGATAAGACAATCAGTATTTATGGCAGTCAATCTCTCACATGGCATGGGGCAGGATTAGCtcccccgtgcctcctgcagatCATCATCCTATTCATGATGAAATGGAAAATACCCATGGCACTAAAGAACTAATTGCTTGGAGGGAAAaatatactgaatatattttaaatgaccgAAAAGCTACCTTTAATTTTACACTATTCAGACTTGTGTAagaattccttttgtttttatgatCAGACCAGCAAAATATGATCCCAGTTTGGGATTAGTAACATGTCCTAACTCTTCATTTTATGCATGTATAAATAATACCATTCCTTTTAATGAAAGTTGGCAGGGTATTTGCATTCTTAAAACCAGAATTGGCATATGGGttccagttgatttacaatgaccTTGGTAAGAAAGCCCTACATTATATGTTAttgaagaaaaattgaaaaatcttAAATGTGTTAAACGTTTTCTGGGATTTCTATTGCTGCCATCTTAGGCATTATAGCTATTACCACTACGGGAGCCGTAGCCGGAATGGCTCTTCATAAATCTGTACAAACAGTTCATCTTGTATAAGAATGGCATAAAGATGCCGATTTCCTTTGGACCactcaaaaaaaaattgatggaAAGTTGGCCTCCCAAGTGGCCGACCTTCAAACATCTGTTATTTTATTAGGAGATCAACTAGtcaatttacaaaaacaggtgagaCTAAGATGTGATTGGAACTTTACTTCCTTTTGTGTAATGACTTTCAAATATAATAAGACTCAGTTCAAATGGGTTAAAGTTAAACAACACCTATTGAACCAAGATAATATTTCTGTAGATATTCAATATCTACAACACGATATATTAAAAGCTTCTAATAAACATCTTGATGTAATTTCTGGATCAGATTTTCTTGATACTGTTGCtaataatcttttttcttttaatccctTAAGACAGATCAAGACATTTGGATATGGAATTGCTCTGGTTATGGGAGTGCTATTAATTATGTGTTTATGTTTCTGTATAATCTGGAGAAGAATGATCAAGAGACAACGAAGCCAACAACAGCAACTAACATTTCTCACCATTTCTCATCATGTGCAAAATCaaaaagggggagatgtaggagacaggaagaataaaagaaaagcaggcccCCACTAGGGccacaaaagaaatttataatcattgataaactggatgctataaggcatgagactcttggaacaagtccagagggaacagttcataatcttgaaaacaagatacgATCCTGGGGTCAGAAAACTGACCTCAGCCTGTTTCTCAACTGGTGTCTCAGAAACACATGTTTTATGGATCTGGTGGAAAATCTATAGACAAGAATGTTTGTCTTAGTTACTGGTTTGTTATTGATTACTGTTTCCTAATTACTCAATGGTTAATGgtcattttgttctttggccccGATGGCCACATGAGTTATTGTTTAACTCCCCGCATATTCTTTCATTCACGGctgaaagtataataaagctgGCTTGGATTCAGTTTCTGCACCTTCACTTTGGAGCGGTGCTGGTCCGCTGATCCTcgcttttctctgaattcttgtgtcttctttctcattctctcacTGTATTGTGCTTTCGGAAACCCTGCTTGTCGAGCCGGTCTCAACAGTGTCTGATGACTGGCACTTCCCTCTGATCAAATAATTATTACTGTGATGATACAGTGTAAGTGCTGAATAGGGACTTCCAAAGCGTTCATATGTATCATCTTATAGGGGAGCATTCGAGACTATCGATATTATTCTTGGAGTCATTGATACTAAACAGTAGTTACTGAGTGCTTATTATAGGAAAGGGCTGGGTTTGATGCTTTCAGAGCATTATCTTATTGTGAGCCCTTGTCCAGATGTTTGGGGTGATTCTATTATTACATTCATTATAAAGGAGAAGAAACTGGTATTTGTAAGATTAAAACATTTGCCAGAGTTTGATATGTGACATTTCAAACTGAACAACCCTCATTGTCCTGAGACCTGGACTAATTTTCCCGTAGTGCCATGACAGGGCCGGACGCACCATGCAGGAGCAAACATCCTCCCATCCAAGAAGACTAACAGTGAGAAAGAAGGTGGTCTTCTCCCCTATCCTTCTTCCTTTGATTATACAAATGTAACCCACTAAGTACTTGAGGCAGCACAATGCTCACCTGTCTCCTTGTAAGTCTTACAAGCATCCTGTTTTAATGGATCACGTCTCATCCATCACTCCTCAGGCTCTGGCTCAATTTTTTCTGTGCTGAGGCATAAGGAACCTGAGCTAGTTGGAACCCCTGAAAAGCCACCTAGTGGTGTCCAATCTGATACCATCTGCCTGGAAGCGTACAAACCAGTCaaccttcactttctttcaggccAAGAGCATCATGCACCCTTGGGTAGCCATCCTGGGCCTCCTACTTCTTCTGACAGGTAAGCAAACAGGTGGGCTGTGCTTTGGAAGCCCTGAGGTTGGGGGAATATAGTGAGTATGTAGGTATGGTCAAGCAAGGTAGATTTCTAGGACATTGTTTAAAAATAACGGGGTCAACTAGTGAGCGAAGAACAAAGCTTAAACCTTAAGCCAAAGAAATTGCTTAAACACCAAGAATTATAAAATCTATAGCTAGATGAACAAGGCATGATTCAGTGCATACGCATATGCTGCCATCTGTGTTGTTCATGTGTATGCATGAACTTCTCATGTGTATGTAGCAAACAGCAACCATTGTTATCACGGCATGGAAAGGAACCGGAAGAAGAAATGGGGATGGATGGGAAGGAGAGTTACCTTCCCTCTTTTCCAGTGgcttaagactccatacttccaatgTAGTgggtatgggttccatccctcattgggaaactaagattccccatctgtgctgtatgggaaatttttttttaatagataatatattttcattcaaaaCATTCtatgagagaggagagaaaatgagTGATAGATATaccctaaaatttaaaaacaatctttACAGGTAGAATATGAGTAAAAGtacaattttaaattatacttctataacaaatttttaaaattaatatgtattaGCTTTGTGATACAGAATGATATTAAGCAAAATTGAATATTATCAGAATTCCAGTGAAGAAAATACTCTTATACTATGTAACAATGAGTGTCTTATTCCCAAAGCATTTCCCAGACTCACAGCCCAGTCCtaactatgaaaagtgaaagtgaagttgctcagtcctgttggactctttgtgaccccatggactgtagtctaccaggctcctccatgcgtccctgggattttccaggcaagagtactggagtgggttgccatctccttctccaggagatctttctgacccagggatcgaacccaggtctcccgcattgcaggcagacactttttactgtctgagccaccagggaagtcctgactgtGATTAGCTGTTCAGTCTCATATTTCTTTTAGGAACTTTTTGCCAATGAGCAGTGTTTGAGCCACAGGTGAGTCTTCCTGCCTGTTCGTTTCTAAGAGGCAAACTTAGTATTTTACTGAATATTCTCCAACTTTTTCGTTTCACCTGGATAAGTGGACTGTGATTCATTGCCCAGAGCTCAAGAAAGGATCCCTGCTTAAATTTTTTGGAATGACGCTAAAGCCCATAAAACTAATTTCTcctaaaagtattataaacccatTTTCCTAAGAACTGACTTCTAAAGAGTTTACAAGACTTCTGCTTTCCAGCCAATgatgtttaataaaatattagacttttttttaaaatttaaataagagaGGGTATTATGAAGTGACTATGTTCAATGGCCATtggaaaattcaaataaaaattgaaaatcaaaACTTTGAATGCAATAGTGTTTTAAAACCAGATTTCAGTTAAGACAGTGATTGAATCTAGGAGAAAGGAAGAGCCACCAGTATGTTTTACATGTTTAATAAACAGTTACCTGTCAAATACAGGATGAATATCCACATATTCATGCATTACTAGATGCCATTTGTCTCAATCAAATCTTTTGGAGAAAAGTTTGATCATATTCACCAAAAAGGCTGAACATATATCTGATCTTTGTCCTGATATTTTCCGTAGAAAATCTGTCCTATTGGGTCATTTTCATCAATCgagaaaaatgtttatatgaTCTTTTATCTTCAGTCATATCTAATAAATAGTGATGCTGCTGAAGAACATGTTAACATGGAAATTTGCTCATACTAAATTCTAAAAACTCAAGATACAGTCACATAATTTCAAACCAAATAAgctatataaaaaaattaaaattattaaaattaaaatattgagaCCTCATGTTCTCATGCTTTGGTTTCTCTTTATTTACAGATGGTGTAACCTCTTACAGTCAAGTGACTGCAGTGGCCGGTCAGTCTGTCAGGCTACCCTGCTCATATACTGGAGAAATCACATCCGCATGCTGGGGCCGAGGAAAATGTTCTTGGCTGAGCTGCGGAACAGACATTATCCAGACTGATGGATACAACGTTATTTTTCAGAAGGACAGACGTTACCAACTAAAAGGATATATTGGTGAAAGGGATTTGTCCTTGACCATAGAGGATGCTGACCCATCTGACAGTGGCTTGTATTGCTGCCGTATTGAGAAAAGAGGGTGGTTCAATGACATAAAAATCATGCAAGAGTTGAGTATAAGGACAGGTGAGTTTGTGTTCCTACTTCCTTCGATCAATTCCTGTAGGTTCCCAGAGATAAGAGTTTTCTGTTTGGTATTAACTTCCTCTTCCTTTAATAGGGAAATAGGAGGTTCTTAtaagttttgttttctaataacTCTGCAGTAGAATAACTTGTATTATTCTACAATACAATAATACTTGTATTATTCTACAATGGAGTGAAATATTAAGACTAATTTTGATTCAGGATCATAGGCTAGAGGACCTTTCCAGTCAGAATCTCCTAAAGCAGTGCTTCAGGAGTTCTAGTCACTTAATGAAATTCACTGTTCCACACTGAGGTATACTGAACATTTCTATAGACCTAAATTTATTCCGTTTGAAAACTACCCTTTTCTCAAGATCATatcttaaaagaatttttaaatgttctttcttaacattttaaGACTTACAGAGAATTTCacgtatataaaatagatactttGACAACAGTCAACACAGTCTTGTTGTGTatacattgttcagttcagttcagttgctcagtcgtgtctgactctttgccaacccatggactgcagcacgctaggcctccctgtccatcaccaactccaggagtttactcaaactcacatccattgagtcggtgatgccatcaaaccatctcatcctctgtcgtctccttctcctcctgccctcaatctttcccagcatcagagtcttttcaaatgagttagtttttcgcatcaggtggccaaagtattggagtttcagaccagcattagtccttccaatgaatatttagggttgatttcctttaggatggactggttggatctcctggcactccaagggactatcaggagtcttctccaacaccacagttcaaaagtatcaatttttcagcactcagctttctttatggtccacctctatCATCCATACAAGACTAGGGGAAAAAGCATAGATTTAACTATACTGATCTTTGTTGGCCAATTGgggtctcttctttttaatatgccgtctaggttggtcatagcttttcttccaaggagcaagtgtctaaaTTTCATGGTTGAAGTCACCATTCACATtgaatttggagccccaaaatatgaaatctgacaccatttccacttttcccccatctattcaCTGCATagtaatcttagttttctgaatgttgagttttaagccagctttttcactctcctttttcactttcatcaagaggctctttagttcctcttcactttctgccattaaactggtatcatctgcatatctgtggttgctgatatttctccaggcaatcttgattccagcttgtgagtcatccagcccagcatctcgtatgatgtactttgcatgtaagttgatgaagcaggatgacaatatacagccttgacctactcctttcccagttttgaacaggtcagttttcattccaatctctaagaaaggcaataccaaagaatgctcaaactaccacacaactgcactcatctcacatgctagtaaagtaatgctcaaaattctccaagccaggcttaaacaatacatgaaccatgaacctccagatgttcaaggtggttttagaaagggcagaggaactagagatcaaattgtcaacatttgctggattatcctaaaagcaagagagttccagaaaaacatctatttctactttattgactatgccaaagcctttgactgtgtggatcacaataaactgtggaaatttttcaagagatggaaatatcagaccaccagacctgcctcttaagaaatctgtatgcaggtcaggaagcaagagtttgaactgagcatggaacaaccgactggttccaaataggaaaaagagtacaacaaggctgtatattgtcaccctgcttatttaacttacatgcagaggtatcatgagaaacactgggctggatgaagcaaagctggaatcaagatcactgggagaaatatcaataacctcaaatatgcagatgacaccacccttaaggcagaaagtgaagaactagagtctcttgatgaaaatgaaagaggagagtggaaaagttggcttaaagctcaacattcagaaaactagatcatggcaactggtcccataacttcatggcaaatagatggagaaaaaatggaaacagtgacagactattttcttgggctctaaaatcactgcagatggtgactgcagccctgaaattaaaatacacttactccttggaaggaaagttatgaccaacttagacagcacattaaaaagcagagacattactctgccaacaaaggtccatctagtcaaggctatggtttttccagtagtcatgtatggatgtgatagttggactataaagaaaactgagcaccaaagaattgatgcttttgaactgctgtgttggagaagactcttaagagtcccttggagtgacaggagatccaaccagtccatcttaaaggaaatcagtcctgaacgttctttggaaggactgatgttgaagctgaaactccaatactttggccacctcatgcgaagagctgactcattggaaaagactctgatgctgggagggattggggacaggagaaggggatgacagaggatgagatggttggatggcatcaccgactcaatgaacatgagtttgagtaaactcttggagttggtgatggacagggaggcctggtatgctgcagtccatggggttacaaagagtcagacacgactgagtgactgaactgaacttaactgaatattGAACCAGCCCGtcgtttcatgtccagttctaactgttgcttcttgtcctgcacacaggtttctcaggagatgagTAATgtagtctgctattcccatctcttcaagaatatttcacagtttgttgtgatccacagttaaaggctttcaCATGGTCGATGAAgtagaagtacatgtttttttaattctcttgctttttctatgatctagcatacgttgacaatttgatctctggttcctctgccatttctgaatccagcctgtacatctggaagttctctattaatgtactgctaaagcctagcttgaaggatttcagTAAAATCTTgttatcatgtgaaatgagtgcaattgtacagttatttgaacatcctttggcattgcctttcttaaatTGGAAGCTGAGAAGTCCCATAATCTGCCTTTCAAGCAGGAGAACCAGAACACCCAGTGATATAATTTATTCCAAATCTAAACTTCTGAATattaggggtggggagggcaatACATCATAATTTGAGTCCAAAAACCTGAGAGCCAGGAGTCAGATATctaatagaagggaaaaaatggatGTCTCAGTTCAAGCAAAGAGAGTAAAATGTGCCCTGACTCTGCTTTTTTGTTCTATTGGGTCGATTGGATAACGCTCACCTGCACTGGTTCGGATCATGGGTTGGATGATGCTCGCTTGAATTGATGAGGGAGGTCTTCTTCACTCTACGGATTCAAATTTTAATCACTTCCAGAGATACCCTCACAGATATGtatggaaataatattttaccaTCTATCTGGGCATCCTCATTCAAGTTGATTCATAAAATTAAGCATCTCACACAACTAATGAATATTTGGGCTGAAGTTGGATTCCAGTTTTTCTgttcccttccttcttcttttcctcctcctgtttcattcttgcaccaaaaaaaaaaaaaaaaaaaaaaaaactattaaatgaATTTTAGGAGGACTTGACAGAAAGAAATGGAGGTGAGCTTGAAGTTAATGACCTTTAGGTAAATATTTCTTGGAGTGTATAATGAGGATAATAATGTACCTTTCTTGTAGCTCTGTAGCACAAAATCCATAAGACATGTATAAAGCCCCTTGACCAATGTCTGTTTAATACTTGGGTGTGAGTTACCTatgatgtgcatgcatgctcagtcatgtttgactcttcgtgaccccatggactgtagcccagcaggctcctcttgcccatgaagttttccaggcaagaatactggagtggcttgccatttcttactccaagggatttttctgacccaggaactgaacctgcacctcccaagtctcctgcactagcaggtgtattctttaccactgagtcacctggcaaGCCCTGATAACCATGAGGATGCCAATATAAAAATCTAATAAAGTTCAAACAtcagatttattatttttgtcaaaATATAAACCTTGAAAGTCAGGGACTGTGTCTTAGTCATAAAGGCTTCCTGGTGTCAAACGCAATGTCTAAAACTTGATCACTATTTGTTAAAAATTgttgaatgtaaaaaaaaaaaagaaaatgaggtgaAACATTAAACAGTTtagattcattattttttaatctcatattTGAATTATATCCAGTATTCATTGACTCGAGTCCTTCTCTCAAAACATAATTAGTTGCTTTTCAAtacaatttataattaaaatatttcactaagaTTTATAAA includes:
- the LOC128051057 gene encoding hepatitis A virus cellular receptor 1-like; protein product: MHPWVAILGLLLLLTDGVTSYSQVTAVAGQSVRLPCSYTGEITSACWGRGKCSWLSCGTDIIQTDGYNVIFQKDRRYQLKGYIGERDLSLTIEDADPSDSGLYCCRIEKRGWFNDIKIMQELSIRTVKGFHMVDEVEHGLRRARPVDGACIVACISAADASSPPASPSPTVVRTVCSRAATVLASTLMPECRPFSQPQGLVINCCRS